A part of Aegilops tauschii subsp. strangulata cultivar AL8/78 chromosome 2, Aet v6.0, whole genome shotgun sequence genomic DNA contains:
- the LOC109771939 gene encoding uncharacterized protein: protein MAKEEELKRVDLKVNVSCCDGCRRKVMKAMNLKGVLRTEIHPSLDRVTVVGNVDTKVLVKKLAKVGKIAEVVEAAPEQPKKREGDGGKDRDGGDWTAPAPAMAGEKSKRKEDGMDNSGDKPPAASSKKECTKCAHQKQQSPRGDGGDADDHGKKVKGTTGDERSAFKQEADGFAAEAKASAPDQAPAAVHHQYYRAEPPSMAVPMQYMPTMPYYAAANVTAPSYYNGGGYYAMPPSPPAPMPWQPPHHQQLVRPQPSRFDADYFNEDNAVGCHVM, encoded by the exons ATGGCTAAGGAAGAAGAGCTCAAG AGAGTCGATTTGAAGGTGAACGTGAGCTGCTGCGACGGCTGCAGGAGGAAGGTGATGAAGGCCATGAACCTCAAGGGCGTGCTGAGGACGGAGATCCACCCATCGCTCGACCGGGTCACCGTCGTCGGCAACGTCGACACCAAGGTGCTCGTCAAGAAGCTCGCCAAGGTCGGCAAGATCGCcgaggtggtggaggcggcgcCGGAGCAGCCGAAGAAGCGCGAGGGTGATGGCGGGAAGGATCGCGACGGCGGCGACTggacggcgccggcgccggcgatggcgggcGAGAAGAGCAAGCGCAAGGAGGACGGCATGGACAACAGCGGCGATAAGCCGCCGGCGGCGTCGTCCAAGAAAGAATGCACCAAGTGCGCGCACCAGAAACAGCAGTCCCCgcgcggcgacggcggtgacgcCGATGATCACGGCAAGAAGGTCAAAGGCACCACCGGTGACGAAAGGAGCGCCTTCAAACAAGAAGCCGACGGCTTTGCCGCCGAGGCCAAGGCCTCCGCTCCCGACCAAGCTCCGGCGGCGGTGCATCACCAGTACTACCGCGCCGAGCCGCCCAGCATGGCCGTGCCCATGCAGTACATGCCGACGATGCCGTACTACGCGGCGGCGAACGTGACTGCGCCGTCCTACTACAACGGCGGCGGGTACTACGCGATGCCGCCTTCGCCGCCGGCGCCGATGCCGTGGCAGCCTCCCCATCACCAGCAACTGGTCCGGCCCCAGCCGTCCCGCTTCGATGCGGACTACTTCAACGAGGACAACGCCGTTGGCTGCCACGTCATGTGA
- the LOC109771938 gene encoding APO protein 1, chloroplastic, which yields MEILNCKGVRFSLTGINGTRANQLVKIGSQPQRVGQARSATCCEYSPDPASKRHERYQQQPQNVDLPELHPKNKKKPFPVPIKKMLQASRKDKRLAQMRIEKPLEPPKNGLLLPELVPVAYEVLDNWKVLIRGISQLLNVVTVYGCRKCPQVHVGPVGHQIQDCYGSGSQRRNSHHSWVRGSINDVLLPIESYHLFDPFGRRVKHDTRFDFDRIPAILELCIQAGVDLPQYPTRRRTAPVRMIGKKVIDRGGVVDEPKPHRSEDCISLLAELDTFSNQQGQSPVPANVKEHAERTLKAYCDVRQGVAQLMSKYTVKACGYCSEVHVGPWGHNVKLCGAFKHQWRDGKHGWQDAVVDEVIPPNYVWHVPDPTGPPLRSSLRSFYGKAPAVVELCVQAGAEIPAEYRPMMRTDIIIPDPDEARMAA from the exons ATGGAGATACTTAACTGTAAGG GCGTTCGTTTTAGCTTGACAGGCATCAATGGAACCAGGGCCAACCAGTTAGTAAAG ATAGGATCCCAACCTCAACGGGTTGGCCAGGCAAGGTCAGCAACATGCTGTGAGTACTCTCCTGATCCTGCTAGCAAGAGGCATGAGAGGTATCAGCAACAACCGCAAAATGTTGATCTCCCAGAATTACACCCGAAGAACAAAAAGAAGCCCTTTCCTGTCCCAATTAAAAAGATGCTTCAAGCTTCCCGCAAAGATAAGAGGCTTGCACAGATGAGGATAGAGAAGCCTCTTGAGCCCCCAAAGAACGGTTTGCTTTTACCAGAGCTTGTGCCTGTTGCCTACGAAGTCCTTGATAACTGGAAAGTGCTCATCAGAGGCATCTCTCAACTTCTGAATGTTGTTACAGTTTATGGTTGCAG AAAATGCCCTCAAGTCCATGTTGGCCCAGTTGGCCACCAGATACAAGATTGCTATGGTTCAGGAAGCCAGCGTCGAAATAGTCACCACTCTTGGGTCAGAGGATCCATCAACGATGTGCTGCTCCCGATCGAATCTTACCATCTTTTTGACCCATTTGGGCGGAGGGTCAAGCATGACACCAGGTTTGACTTCGACAGGATTCCAGCAATTCTTGAGCTATGCATTCAGGCTGGTGTCGACCTACCACAATATCCCACAAGGAGACGGACTGCTCCAGTGCGGATGATTGGCAAGAAGGTTATTGACCGTGGCGGAGTTGTCGATGAGCCTAAGCCACACCGATCGGAGGACTGTATATCTCTTCTTGCTGAGCTTGACACATTTAGCAACCAACAGGGACAGTCACCCGTGCCAGCCAATGTGAAAGAGCATGCAGAGAGGACACTGAAAGCATACTGCGATGTCCGGCAGGGTGTTGCACAGCTGATGAGCAAGTATACGGTAAAAGCATGCGGGTACTGCTCTGAGGTCCACGTTGGTCCATGGGGACACAATGTGAAGCTCTGTGGGGCTTTCAAGCACCAGTGGCGAGACGGCAAGCACGGGTGGCAGGATGCTGTTGTGGATGAGGTCATACCGCCGAACTATGTGTGGCATGTCCCTGACCCCACTGGCCCTCCTCTCAGATCCTCTCTAAGGAGTTTCTATGGCAAAGCTCCGGCCGTTGTCGAGCTATGTGTGCAGGCGGGAGCTGAAATACCTGCAGAGTACCGGCCAATGATGAGGACTGATATCATCATCCCAGACCCTGATGAAGCTCGGATGGCTGCATGA